One window of the Candidatus Microbacterium colombiense genome contains the following:
- the xylA gene encoding xylose isomerase has protein sequence MSLTPTRADKFSFGLWTIGYNGTDPFGGPTRPALDVVHAVEKLSELGAYGLTFHDDDLFAFGSTDAERQTQIDRLKGVLADTGVVVPMVTTNLFSAPVFKDGGFTSNDRQVRRFALRKVLRNLDLAAELGAQTFVMWGGREGAEYDSAKDVRSALERYREAVNLLGDYVTDKGYDIRFAIEPKPNEPRGDILLPTLGHAIAFIDSLERPELVGVNPEVGHEQMAGLNFTAGIAQALFHGKLFHIDLNGQRGIKYDQDLVFGHGDLHNAFSLVDLLENGGPGGVPAYDGPRHFDYKPSRTEDESGVWDSAAANMRTYLLLKERAAAFRADPEVQDALAAARVAELATPTLGEGETYDALLADRSAYEDFDADAYLGGKGFGFVRLQQLATEHLLGAR, from the coding sequence ATGAGCCTCACCCCCACCCGTGCCGACAAGTTCTCGTTCGGCCTGTGGACCATCGGATACAACGGCACCGATCCCTTCGGCGGTCCCACGCGTCCGGCCCTCGACGTGGTGCACGCCGTCGAGAAGCTGTCCGAACTCGGGGCGTACGGGCTCACGTTCCACGACGACGACCTGTTCGCGTTCGGATCGACCGACGCCGAGCGCCAGACGCAGATCGATCGGCTGAAGGGCGTGCTCGCCGACACCGGCGTGGTCGTGCCCATGGTCACCACGAACCTCTTCTCCGCCCCGGTCTTCAAAGACGGCGGCTTCACCTCGAACGACCGCCAGGTACGCCGCTTCGCGCTGCGCAAGGTGCTGCGCAACCTCGACCTCGCCGCCGAGCTGGGCGCCCAGACCTTCGTCATGTGGGGCGGGCGCGAGGGCGCGGAGTACGACTCCGCGAAGGACGTGCGCAGTGCGCTCGAGCGCTACCGCGAGGCCGTCAACCTGCTCGGCGACTACGTGACCGACAAGGGCTACGACATCCGCTTCGCGATCGAGCCTAAGCCGAACGAGCCGCGCGGCGACATCCTGCTGCCCACGCTCGGCCACGCGATCGCCTTCATCGACTCGCTCGAGCGCCCCGAACTCGTCGGCGTGAACCCCGAGGTCGGCCACGAGCAGATGGCCGGGCTCAACTTCACCGCCGGCATCGCGCAGGCCCTGTTCCACGGCAAGCTCTTCCACATCGACCTCAACGGTCAGCGCGGCATCAAGTACGACCAGGACCTCGTGTTCGGCCACGGCGACCTGCACAACGCGTTCTCGCTCGTCGACCTGCTCGAGAACGGCGGCCCCGGGGGCGTTCCGGCCTACGACGGCCCGCGCCACTTCGACTACAAGCCCTCGCGCACCGAAGACGAGTCCGGCGTCTGGGATTCCGCAGCGGCCAACATGCGCACCTACCTGCTTCTCAAGGAGCGGGCCGCGGCCTTCCGCGCCGATCCCGAGGTGCAGGACGCACTGGCAGCGGCGCGCGTCGCCGAGCTCGCCACCCCCACACTCGGAGAGGGCGAGACCTACGACGCTCTGCTCGCCGACCGCAGCGCCTACGAGGACTTCGACGCCGATGCGTACCTCGGTGGCAAGGGCTTCGGCTTCGTGCGACTGCAGCAGCTCGCGACCGAGCACCTGCTCGGCGCCCGCTGA
- a CDS encoding FGGY family carbohydrate kinase, which translates to MALALGVDSSTQSCKIVVTDAATGAVVRSGRASHPDGTSVDPEFWWQALVAAITDAGGLDDVEAWAIGGQQHGLVALDAAGAVIRDALLWNDTRSADAAADLVAEFGAQELADRTGLVPVASFTISKLRWLRDHEPENAARVAAVALPHDWLTWRLRGYGPAGADAAPLGPVLDELITDRSDASGTGYWSAATGEYDRALVVAALGHDVVLPRVLGADESVADAAGRRVGAGAGDNAAAALGLGAGPGDVVVSIGTSGTVFAVGSQPSSDASGIIAGFASADGHFLPLVCTLNAARVLDVTAALLGVDHEELSRLALSASAGAAGLELVPYFEGERTPNLPDATATLSGMTLASTTRENLARAAVEGMLSGLGAGLDALRESGVPLRRALLIGGGAQSEAVRAIAPAVFGIPVEVPEAGEYVALGAARQAAGLLA; encoded by the coding sequence ATGGCTCTCGCGCTCGGCGTCGACTCCTCGACGCAATCGTGCAAGATCGTCGTGACGGATGCCGCGACCGGCGCCGTGGTGCGCAGCGGTCGGGCATCCCATCCCGACGGCACCTCGGTCGACCCGGAGTTCTGGTGGCAGGCGCTCGTCGCCGCGATCACGGATGCCGGCGGGCTCGACGACGTCGAGGCGTGGGCCATCGGCGGCCAGCAGCACGGCCTGGTGGCGCTGGATGCCGCGGGCGCCGTGATCCGCGATGCCCTGCTGTGGAACGACACCCGATCGGCGGATGCCGCGGCCGACCTGGTCGCGGAGTTCGGCGCGCAGGAGCTCGCCGACCGCACGGGACTCGTGCCCGTGGCATCCTTCACCATCTCGAAACTGCGCTGGCTGCGCGATCACGAGCCCGAGAACGCGGCGCGGGTGGCGGCGGTGGCGCTGCCGCACGACTGGCTCACCTGGCGACTGCGGGGATACGGCCCCGCGGGGGCGGATGCCGCGCCGCTCGGCCCCGTGCTCGACGAGCTCATCACCGATCGCTCCGACGCCTCGGGCACGGGGTACTGGAGTGCGGCGACCGGGGAGTACGACCGCGCCCTGGTGGTCGCGGCTCTGGGGCATGACGTCGTCCTGCCCCGGGTGCTGGGCGCCGACGAATCGGTGGCGGACGCCGCAGGCCGACGTGTCGGTGCGGGGGCAGGTGACAACGCCGCGGCCGCCCTCGGGCTCGGCGCTGGTCCCGGCGACGTGGTGGTGTCGATCGGCACCAGCGGCACGGTGTTCGCCGTAGGTTCGCAGCCGTCGTCTGATGCCTCAGGCATCATCGCCGGCTTCGCGTCGGCGGACGGTCATTTCCTGCCGCTCGTCTGCACGCTCAACGCGGCGCGGGTGCTCGACGTCACGGCGGCGCTCCTCGGCGTGGATCACGAGGAATTGAGCCGTCTCGCACTGTCGGCATCCGCTGGCGCCGCGGGCTTGGAGCTCGTGCCGTACTTCGAGGGCGAGCGCACGCCCAACCTGCCCGATGCGACCGCGACCCTCAGCGGCATGACGCTCGCATCGACCACGCGCGAGAACCTGGCGCGCGCCGCGGTGGAGGGGATGCTGTCCGGGCTCGGTGCCGGACTCGACGCGCTGCGGGAGTCGGGCGTGCCCCTGCGGCGTGCGCTGCTGATCGGCGGCGGGGCGCAGTCGGAGGCCGTGCGGGCGATAGCCCCTGCGGTGTTCGGCATCCCGGTGGAGGTGCCCGAGGCCGGGGAGTACGTCGCGCTGGGCGCCGCCCGGCAGGCCGCCGGGTTGCTCGCGTAG
- a CDS encoding TetR/AcrR family transcriptional regulator produces MPEQRPMRADARRNRDAIVAAARTAFDRDEQLRFDDFAHRAGVGVGTLYRHFPTREALAVAVYQDEVTALCARARASTRPPGEALAAFLRGFADYVIAHAALARTLAALVGPDVQADGGTELERTVGELMARASAAGAIRADIPSGAVLVILHGIGSTADRPLWEAESRAAMELLIEGLSPA; encoded by the coding sequence ATGCCTGAACAGAGGCCGATGCGTGCCGATGCCCGGCGCAACCGCGACGCCATCGTGGCGGCGGCGCGTACGGCGTTCGACCGCGACGAGCAGCTGCGGTTCGATGACTTCGCGCACCGCGCTGGTGTCGGCGTGGGGACGCTGTACCGTCACTTCCCCACGCGTGAAGCTCTCGCTGTTGCCGTGTACCAGGATGAGGTGACCGCGCTCTGCGCCCGGGCCCGCGCCTCCACGCGTCCGCCGGGGGAGGCTCTCGCGGCATTCCTGCGTGGCTTCGCGGACTATGTCATCGCGCATGCGGCCTTGGCGCGCACGCTTGCGGCCCTGGTGGGTCCCGACGTGCAAGCCGACGGCGGGACCGAGCTGGAGCGCACGGTCGGCGAATTGATGGCGAGGGCGTCCGCCGCTGGGGCGATTCGGGCGGACATCCCTTCCGGGGCCGTTCTGGTCATCCTTCACGGCATCGGATCCACGGCCGATCGCCCTCTCTGGGAGGCGGAGTCGCGGGCGGCCATGGAGCTGCTGATCGAGGGTCTATCGCCCGCCTGA
- a CDS encoding 2-dehydropantoate 2-reductase N-terminal domain-containing protein, which yields MRILMFGRGVISTIYGQALHEAGHDVEFYIRPGRAAVYGDEVRLDLIDARRSPLGTRVRSSAPVRFRETLDPGDGFDLVIVSVAHHRLAAATTFLGPRVGDATVLVFGNVWDEPAAATASLPAAQVMFGFPQAGGGFGDDDVLHGALMRGVILGMSGASPTARERDVQTAFRSADLTVRVERDMRGWLFLHFAADVGMHAQGHRHGGLARMIGHRPALRDALLTARELLPILTARGVDLARHRRAMLPYRMPTATSAAMAWATRRFSIARASLAAHTDPDADEPRAVLHDATREARRLGVPTPRLDAALAASPRTASRTT from the coding sequence ATGCGCATTCTGATGTTCGGCCGCGGCGTGATCTCGACGATCTACGGTCAGGCTCTCCATGAGGCAGGGCACGACGTCGAGTTCTACATCCGCCCCGGACGCGCTGCGGTGTACGGCGACGAGGTACGACTGGATCTCATCGATGCGCGACGATCCCCTCTCGGTACACGGGTTCGCTCGTCGGCGCCTGTGCGCTTCAGAGAGACCCTCGATCCCGGGGACGGGTTCGACCTGGTCATCGTGAGCGTCGCCCATCATCGTCTCGCTGCTGCGACCACTTTCCTCGGACCGCGAGTCGGCGACGCGACCGTGCTCGTGTTCGGCAACGTCTGGGACGAGCCTGCGGCTGCGACCGCATCCCTTCCCGCTGCACAGGTGATGTTCGGATTCCCGCAGGCAGGCGGCGGATTCGGCGACGACGACGTGCTGCACGGCGCTCTGATGCGTGGCGTCATCCTGGGAATGTCCGGCGCCTCGCCGACCGCGCGGGAGAGAGACGTGCAGACAGCGTTCCGGAGCGCGGACCTGACCGTCCGCGTCGAGCGGGACATGCGGGGATGGCTGTTCCTGCACTTCGCCGCCGATGTCGGCATGCACGCTCAGGGCCACCGTCACGGCGGGTTGGCCCGAATGATCGGCCATCGCCCGGCACTGCGAGATGCATTGCTGACCGCTCGGGAACTGCTGCCGATACTCACCGCTCGCGGGGTCGACCTCGCTCGGCACCGACGTGCCATGCTCCCCTATCGCATGCCGACAGCGACCTCCGCCGCCATGGCCTGGGCCACCCGCCGCTTCTCGATCGCGCGGGCCAGCCTGGCGGCGCATACCGATCCGGATGCCGACGAACCCCGCGCCGTCCTCCACGACGCGACGCGGGAAGCCCGCAGACTCGGGGTTCCGACCCCGCGCCTCGACGCTGCCCTCGCGGCGAGCCCGCGCACCGCGAGCCGGACGACTTAG
- a CDS encoding aldose 1-epimerase family protein → MTLPRSGRQLRIAGHGYVAEIASVGASLRSLALDGRDLVVPFDADEVRPGYRGATLAPWPNRIVDGRYRFGGVEHQLPLTEPSRAQALHGLLAWVEFEDRLVLDDRVALAAVIEPQTGYPFRIEVETEYRLDADGLRQTVTAHNIGADAAPWGTGPHPYLVAGPGRVDDWTLELPASEVLTVTPDRLSPVAVEPVTEHPEWDFRTARPIGDVFIDHAFTSLAEVGGIAEVRLTTDAGTGVAIAWDERCPWVQVHTADTPAIPATHRIGLAVEPMTCPPDAFNSGVDLVTLEPGATHAASWRIFAV, encoded by the coding sequence GTGACACTCCCTCGTTCGGGTCGTCAGCTGCGCATCGCCGGCCACGGCTACGTGGCGGAGATCGCAAGTGTCGGCGCATCACTGCGATCGCTGGCCCTCGACGGACGCGACCTCGTCGTGCCCTTCGATGCCGATGAGGTGCGACCGGGCTACCGCGGTGCGACCCTCGCGCCGTGGCCGAACCGCATCGTCGACGGACGGTATCGATTCGGCGGCGTCGAGCACCAGCTGCCACTCACGGAACCGTCGCGCGCGCAGGCGTTGCACGGACTCCTCGCGTGGGTCGAGTTCGAAGACCGCCTCGTGCTCGACGACCGCGTCGCGCTCGCCGCGGTGATCGAGCCGCAGACCGGCTACCCGTTCCGCATCGAGGTCGAGACCGAGTATCGACTGGACGCCGACGGGCTGCGCCAGACCGTGACGGCGCACAACATCGGGGCGGATGCCGCGCCCTGGGGCACCGGTCCGCATCCGTACCTGGTCGCCGGCCCCGGACGCGTCGACGACTGGACACTCGAGCTTCCGGCATCCGAGGTGCTCACCGTGACGCCCGATCGGCTGAGCCCGGTGGCGGTGGAGCCGGTGACCGAGCATCCGGAATGGGACTTCCGCACGGCAAGACCGATCGGCGACGTGTTCATCGATCACGCGTTCACGTCGCTCGCCGAGGTGGGCGGCATCGCCGAAGTGCGCCTGACGACGGATGCCGGCACCGGCGTCGCGATCGCGTGGGACGAGCGATGCCCGTGGGTGCAGGTGCACACCGCCGACACCCCCGCGATCCCCGCGACGCATCGCATCGGACTCGCGGTCGAACCGATGACGTGTCCGCCCGACGCCTTCAACTCCGGCGTCGACCTGGTGACCCTGGAGCCCGGCGCGACGCACGCCGCATCCTGGCGGATCTTCGCCGTCTAA
- the araA gene encoding L-arabinose isomerase, with translation MALTTSLDGYEVWFLTGSQHLYGPETLAQVATQSQEIARLLDESSEVPVKIVWKPVLTDAAAIKRTALEANADDRVIGLVAWMHTFSPAKMWIAGLDALKKPLAHLHTQANVELPWADIDFDFMNLNQAAHGDREFGYIQTRLGVPRKTLVGHASDPRLRRELGTWQRAAAGLAASRGLKLARFGDNMRFVAVTEGDKTEAELRFGVQVNTWGVNELADAVAAASASDIDALVAEYEELYEVAPELRRGGERYQSLRDGAAIEIGLRSFLEEGGFGAFTTSFEDLGALTQLPGLAVQRLMAEGYGFGAEGDWKTAILVRIANVMGSGLPGGASLMEDYTYDMTPGDELILGAHMLEVSPSLTTAKPTLEIHPLGIGGKDDPVRLVFTADPGPAVVVALSDMRDRFRLTANVVENVPPRASLPKLPVGRAVWKPQPDFTTSAAAWLTAGAAHHTVMSTAVGIDAFRDFAEMAEVELLVIDDSTTLPEFQKQVRWNQAYYRLAQGL, from the coding sequence ATGGCTCTCACCACCTCCCTCGACGGCTACGAGGTCTGGTTCCTCACGGGCAGTCAGCACCTCTACGGCCCCGAGACGCTCGCCCAGGTCGCGACCCAGTCGCAGGAGATCGCACGCCTGCTCGACGAGTCGTCCGAGGTGCCGGTGAAGATCGTCTGGAAGCCGGTGCTGACGGATGCCGCCGCCATCAAGCGCACCGCGCTGGAGGCCAACGCCGATGACCGCGTGATCGGGCTCGTCGCCTGGATGCACACGTTCAGCCCCGCGAAGATGTGGATCGCCGGGCTCGACGCCTTGAAGAAGCCGCTCGCGCACCTGCACACGCAGGCGAACGTCGAGCTGCCCTGGGCCGACATCGACTTCGACTTCATGAACCTGAACCAGGCCGCGCACGGCGACCGCGAGTTCGGCTACATCCAGACGCGTCTGGGCGTGCCGCGCAAGACCCTCGTCGGTCACGCGTCCGACCCGCGGCTGCGCCGTGAGTTGGGCACCTGGCAGCGCGCGGCGGCGGGACTTGCGGCCTCGCGTGGTCTGAAGCTGGCCCGCTTCGGCGACAACATGCGGTTCGTCGCCGTCACCGAGGGCGACAAGACCGAGGCCGAGCTGCGCTTCGGCGTGCAGGTCAACACCTGGGGCGTGAACGAGCTGGCGGATGCCGTCGCTGCGGCATCCGCGTCCGACATCGACGCCCTCGTCGCCGAGTACGAGGAGCTGTACGAGGTCGCGCCCGAACTGCGCCGTGGCGGCGAGCGGTACCAGTCGCTGCGCGATGGCGCCGCGATCGAGATCGGCCTGCGCTCCTTCCTGGAGGAGGGTGGCTTCGGCGCCTTCACGACCTCGTTCGAGGATCTGGGTGCGCTGACGCAGCTGCCCGGCCTCGCGGTGCAGCGCCTCATGGCCGAGGGATACGGCTTCGGAGCAGAGGGCGACTGGAAGACCGCGATCCTCGTGCGCATCGCGAACGTGATGGGTTCGGGGCTGCCCGGCGGCGCGAGCCTCATGGAGGACTACACGTACGACATGACGCCGGGGGATGAGCTGATCCTCGGCGCGCATATGCTCGAGGTGTCGCCGTCGCTCACGACCGCGAAGCCCACGCTCGAGATCCACCCGCTCGGCATCGGTGGAAAGGATGACCCTGTGCGTCTGGTGTTCACCGCAGATCCCGGCCCCGCCGTGGTGGTCGCCCTCAGCGACATGCGCGACCGCTTCCGGCTCACCGCGAACGTGGTCGAGAACGTGCCACCGCGGGCCTCGCTCCCGAAGCTCCCGGTCGGACGTGCGGTGTGGAAGCCGCAGCCTGACTTCACCACCAGCGCCGCGGCCTGGCTCACCGCGGGTGCCGCCCACCACACGGTCATGTCGACCGCGGTCGGTATCGACGCCTTCCGTGACTTCGCCGAGATGGCCGAGGTCGAGCTGCTGGTGATCGACGACAGCACCACGCTGCCCGAGTTCCAGAAGCAGGTCCGCTGGAATCAGGCCTACTATCGTCTGGCGCAGGGCCTGTGA
- a CDS encoding FGGY-family carbohydrate kinase, translated as MSARDDIAAGRTSLGIELGSTRIKACLIGPDATEVLATGSFAWENRLEDGLWTYALDEVWTGLQAAYADLVTDAEAQHGIRPDTFGAIGISAMMHGYLAFDAQGELLVPFRTWRNTNTGVAAAELSETLGVNIPLRWSIAHLHQAVLDAEPHVPQLDFVTTLAGYVHTQLTGERVLGVGDASGMFPIDSATADYDARMLADYAALVGDRLPAPLTALLPNVKVAGADAGALTAAGAALLDPTGALRAGIPLCPPEGDAGTGMVATNAVAPRTGNVSAGTSIFAMVVLERPLSEAHDELDLVTTPAGDAVAMVHCNNGASELAAWTGLFTRFSAAAGQPLDDDAVFDVLFREALVGETDAGGLIAYNHLAGEPIAGLTAGRPLFVRTPDSDFSLANFVRAQLYGVFGTLALGMQTLTAEGVGLDRMFAHGGMFRTAGVAQRFLAGALAAPVAVGELASEGGAWGIAVLASYLAHADGATLGEYLDGQVFATASISVADPDPADVSGFTSYLDRYRAGLAVEAAAVASL; from the coding sequence ATGAGCGCCCGCGACGACATCGCCGCCGGCCGCACGAGCCTCGGCATCGAGCTGGGCTCCACGCGCATCAAGGCCTGCCTGATCGGCCCCGACGCGACCGAGGTGCTCGCGACCGGGTCATTCGCGTGGGAGAACCGTCTCGAAGACGGGCTGTGGACCTACGCCCTCGATGAGGTCTGGACCGGGCTGCAGGCCGCCTACGCCGACCTCGTGACCGACGCGGAGGCGCAGCACGGCATCCGTCCCGACACGTTCGGGGCCATCGGCATCTCGGCGATGATGCACGGCTACCTCGCGTTCGATGCGCAGGGTGAGCTGCTCGTGCCCTTCCGCACCTGGCGCAACACGAACACCGGCGTTGCGGCTGCCGAGCTCAGCGAGACCCTCGGCGTGAACATCCCGCTGCGCTGGTCGATCGCGCACCTGCATCAGGCTGTGCTCGATGCGGAGCCGCACGTGCCGCAGCTCGACTTCGTCACGACCCTCGCCGGCTACGTGCACACGCAGCTGACCGGCGAGCGCGTGCTCGGAGTCGGCGATGCTTCCGGCATGTTCCCGATCGATTCGGCGACGGCCGACTACGACGCCAGGATGCTCGCGGACTACGCCGCACTGGTGGGCGACCGCCTGCCCGCGCCGTTGACCGCTCTGCTCCCCAACGTGAAGGTGGCGGGCGCGGATGCCGGTGCCCTCACGGCCGCCGGCGCCGCCCTGCTCGATCCCACCGGTGCACTGCGTGCCGGCATCCCGCTGTGCCCGCCCGAGGGTGACGCGGGTACCGGGATGGTGGCCACGAACGCCGTCGCGCCGCGCACCGGAAACGTGAGCGCGGGCACGAGCATCTTCGCGATGGTGGTGCTGGAGCGCCCGCTGTCCGAGGCGCATGACGAACTCGATCTCGTCACGACCCCGGCCGGGGATGCCGTGGCGATGGTGCACTGCAACAACGGCGCGAGCGAGCTCGCAGCATGGACCGGGCTCTTCACGCGCTTCTCCGCCGCGGCCGGCCAGCCCCTCGACGACGACGCGGTGTTCGACGTGCTGTTCCGTGAGGCGCTCGTCGGCGAGACGGATGCCGGCGGGCTGATCGCCTACAACCACCTGGCCGGCGAGCCGATTGCCGGGCTCACCGCAGGGCGGCCGCTTTTCGTGCGCACGCCCGACAGCGACTTCAGCCTCGCGAACTTCGTCCGTGCTCAGCTGTACGGCGTGTTCGGCACGCTCGCCCTGGGCATGCAGACCCTGACTGCCGAGGGCGTCGGCCTCGACCGGATGTTCGCGCACGGGGGCATGTTCCGCACGGCCGGAGTCGCCCAGCGCTTCCTCGCGGGCGCTCTCGCCGCGCCGGTCGCGGTCGGTGAGCTCGCCTCGGAGGGCGGGGCCTGGGGCATCGCGGTGCTGGCCTCGTACCTCGCGCACGCCGACGGTGCCACGCTGGGGGAGTACCTCGACGGGCAGGTCTTCGCCACGGCGTCCATCTCGGTCGCCGACCCCGATCCGGCCGATGTCTCAGGCTTCACCTCCTACCTCGACCGCTACCGGGCGGGGCTGGCCGTCGAGGCCGCCGCCGTCGCCTCGCTCTGA
- a CDS encoding L-ribulose-5-phosphate 4-epimerase codes for MSNEAPAFTPAIDASIRKVRADVARLHGELVRYGLVVWTGGNVSGRVPGADLFVIKPSGVSYDDLTPENMILCDLDGAVISGTPGSDRSPSSDTAAHAYVYRNMPEVGGVVHTHSTYAVAWAARGEEIPCVITAMADEFGGPVPIGPFAIIGDDSIGRGIVETLSGHRSRAVLMQNHGPFTIGTDAKDAVKAAVMVEDVARTVHVAREAGPLIPIPQEAIDRLYDRYQNVYGQSADARR; via the coding sequence GTGAGCAACGAAGCCCCCGCCTTCACCCCCGCCATCGACGCGTCCATCCGGAAAGTCCGCGCCGACGTCGCCCGCCTGCACGGCGAACTGGTGCGTTACGGGCTCGTCGTCTGGACGGGCGGCAACGTCTCCGGTCGCGTGCCCGGCGCCGACCTGTTCGTGATCAAGCCGTCCGGCGTGAGCTACGACGACCTCACGCCCGAGAACATGATCCTGTGCGACCTCGACGGTGCTGTCATCTCCGGCACACCGGGCAGCGACCGCTCGCCGTCGAGCGACACCGCAGCCCACGCCTACGTCTACCGGAACATGCCGGAGGTCGGCGGCGTCGTACACACGCATTCGACCTACGCGGTGGCCTGGGCGGCGCGCGGCGAGGAGATCCCCTGCGTGATCACAGCCATGGCGGACGAGTTCGGCGGCCCGGTGCCGATCGGCCCGTTCGCGATCATCGGCGACGACTCGATCGGACGTGGGATCGTCGAGACCCTCAGCGGCCACCGCTCCCGCGCGGTGCTGATGCAGAACCACGGACCGTTCACGATCGGCACCGACGCGAAGGACGCAGTGAAGGCCGCAGTCATGGTCGAGGACGTCGCCCGCACCGTGCATGTCGCCCGCGAGGCCGGTCCGCTGATCCCGATCCCGCAGGAGGCGATCGACCGACTGTACGACCGCTACCAGAACGTGTACGGCCAGAGTGCGGATGCCCGCCGATGA
- a CDS encoding LacI family DNA-binding transcriptional regulator, with amino-acid sequence MSDTSSEPRRTVGVRDVAARAGVSRQTVSRVLNDHPDVAPETLERVRTAMAELGYRMNNAARALGTRRSRTLGVLASDALQYGPSRSIAALEASARDAGYWVSAAFADAGDAAAVVAAVDHLVAQGVEGIVVVAPHARTLAALDDLRIDVPVITLHSAGRGAPGLSVDQAAGARLAVAALADAGHTRIAHLAGPVDWLEAESRAEGFAAEIAARGLSAGPVIAGDWSAGSGYAAVDAVRAAGVTAVFAANDQMALGLLGGLHEAGLSVPGDVSVVGFDDIPDAAYYWPKLTTVRQDFDELARRAVAVIVGGSDDQAADLAPVAPEFVARASVAPPRS; translated from the coding sequence GTGAGCGACACGAGCAGCGAGCCCCGCCGAACCGTCGGCGTGCGGGACGTCGCCGCCCGCGCCGGAGTGTCACGTCAGACCGTGTCGCGAGTGCTGAACGACCACCCCGACGTCGCCCCCGAGACGCTGGAACGCGTCCGCACGGCGATGGCGGAGCTCGGCTACCGCATGAACAATGCGGCCCGCGCGCTGGGCACTCGCCGCTCCCGCACGCTCGGCGTGCTCGCCTCCGACGCGCTGCAGTACGGGCCGTCGCGCAGCATCGCCGCACTCGAGGCCTCGGCGCGTGATGCGGGGTACTGGGTCAGCGCGGCGTTCGCGGACGCGGGAGACGCGGCGGCCGTCGTCGCGGCCGTCGACCACTTGGTCGCACAGGGCGTGGAGGGCATCGTGGTCGTCGCGCCGCACGCCCGCACCCTGGCAGCGCTCGACGATCTGCGCATCGACGTGCCGGTGATCACGCTGCACTCGGCCGGTCGGGGAGCACCCGGACTCTCGGTGGATCAGGCGGCGGGCGCGCGTCTCGCGGTCGCCGCGCTGGCCGACGCCGGACACACCCGCATCGCGCACCTCGCCGGCCCGGTCGACTGGCTCGAGGCCGAATCGCGTGCCGAAGGGTTCGCCGCCGAGATCGCCGCGCGCGGGCTGAGCGCGGGCCCCGTGATTGCGGGGGACTGGTCGGCGGGCTCGGGGTACGCCGCAGTCGATGCCGTGCGCGCGGCGGGAGTCACGGCCGTGTTCGCCGCGAACGATCAGATGGCCCTCGGGTTGCTCGGCGGACTGCACGAGGCCGGGCTGTCGGTGCCCGGCGACGTCAGCGTCGTGGGGTTCGACGACATCCCCGATGCCGCGTACTACTGGCCGAAGCTCACGACCGTGCGGCAGGACTTCGACGAACTCGCGCGGCGCGCGGTCGCGGTGATCGTCGGCGGGTCCGACGATCAGGCGGCCGATCTGGCGCCCGTCGCGCCGGAGTTCGTCGCCCGCGCCTCGGTCGCCCCTCCGCGCAGCTGA
- a CDS encoding NAD(P)-dependent oxidoreductase codes for MRIALTGSSGKLGSVVARELRAHGYEVIGMDVAGTRGPDFVQVDLTDYGQVIDAFTAVGDRHDGIDAVVHLGAIPAPGIRSDVATFHNNMPATFNVFWAAVRLGIRRIVYASSETVLGLPFDVPPPYVPVDEEYPARPESVYSLVKTLEEQLARELVRWHPEVSITALRFSNVMVPEDYAEFPDFDADALRRKWNLWGYIDARDGAQAVQRALEVAAPGFDNFIIAAADTVMSRPNAELLAEVFPDAPVAREVAPNETLLSIDKARRVLGFDPQHSWRDHV; via the coding sequence ATGCGCATCGCACTCACTGGTTCATCCGGCAAGCTCGGCAGCGTCGTCGCACGGGAGCTCCGCGCGCACGGCTACGAGGTCATCGGCATGGACGTCGCGGGCACCCGCGGCCCCGACTTCGTGCAGGTAGACCTGACCGACTACGGCCAGGTCATCGATGCTTTCACGGCCGTGGGCGACCGGCACGACGGCATCGACGCGGTCGTACATCTGGGTGCGATCCCGGCGCCGGGCATCCGCAGCGATGTCGCGACCTTCCACAACAACATGCCCGCCACGTTCAACGTGTTCTGGGCCGCAGTGCGGCTCGGCATCCGCCGCATCGTCTACGCATCGAGCGAGACCGTGCTCGGACTGCCGTTCGATGTGCCACCGCCCTACGTCCCGGTCGACGAGGAGTACCCCGCACGGCCGGAGTCGGTGTACTCGCTCGTGAAGACGCTCGAGGAGCAGTTGGCGCGGGAGCTGGTGCGCTGGCATCCCGAAGTATCGATCACGGCCCTGCGGTTCTCCAACGTCATGGTCCCCGAGGACTACGCCGAGTTCCCGGACTTCGACGCCGACGCCCTCCGTCGCAAATGGAACCTCTGGGGCTACATCGACGCCCGCGACGGCGCCCAGGCCGTGCAGCGAGCGCTGGAGGTCGCCGCTCCCGGGTTCGACAACTTCATCATCGCGGCTGCCGACACCGTGATGTCACGGCCGAACGCGGAGCTGCTCGCCGAGGTCTTCCCCGATGCGCCGGTGGCGCGCGAGGTCGCGCCGAACGAGACGCTGCTGTCGATCGACAAGGCACGGCGTGTGCTCGGATTCGACCCGCAGCACTCCTGGCGCGACCACGTCTGA